TTTTAATTATTTAAAATATGAAAAAACAATCTTTACCAACTAAATTTAGTCCATTTTCTTGGGGTCTTGCTGCCTTTTGTTCGCCTATATTATTGTGTCCAATGGCATTATTAATTTCTACAGTATTTAGTAAAAATCCCTATCTATCAAGCTGGCAAATCAATTTATTTTCAACGCTTTTTTGGGTTTATCCCTTTATTCTAGCTGTTACAGCTAGAATGCTATACCGTCTTCATCAACATAAACCTAAACTAGCAAATAAATTATTAACATTAAGTGCGGTCATTTTTTATGTGATTTTAATTACGATTTGTAAAATTGGTTTATAAAAAAATCCTACGATAATACGTAGGATTTTTTTATTCTATTTTATTTTTTCTTTATTGGTCGTTGCCAATCTTGAATATGGCGTTGAGCAACTCGTGTAATCACTAATTCATTTTCGCCAACATCACGTGTAATTGTAGTCCCAGCACCAATAGTTGCGCCATTTGCGACTTTCACTGGCGCAACTAATTGTGTATCAGATCCCACAAACACATTATCACCGATGATCGTTTTAAATTTATTTGCACCATCGTAGTTGCAGGTTATGACACCCGCTCCAATATTACAATTTGAGCCAATTTCTGAATCGCCAACATAGGTCAGGTGATTTACTTTAGAACCTTTACCAACGGTAGATTTTTTAATTTCTACAAAGTTTCCAATATGCGTTTCAGCTGCGAGTTCTGCACCTGGGCGTAAACGAGAAAATGGGCCAATTGCGGCTTTTTCTCCTACTATAGAATCCTCTAGCACTGAATAGGGTTTTATTTCTACATCATTGCCAATAACAACATTTTTCAATACGCAACCTGCGCCAATTTTTACGCGATCACCGAGTTTAACATTACCTTCGATAATAACATTAACATCGATTTCCACATCTTTTCCATGCTCTAATGTTCCACGTAGGTTAAAACGAGCGGGATCGTAGATCATTACGCCTTCAAGTAATAATTTGGAGGCTTGTTTATTTTGGAGATAACGTTCAAGTGCAGCTAATTGTAAGCGATTATTTGCACCTTCAACTTCCATGACATCTGTTGCTTGTACAGCAACAACTTGGCAATTATCTTGGTTTGCGAGAGCAATAAGATCCGTTAAGTAATATTCGCCTTGAGCATTATTATTGCCTACACGCGCGAGCCATTTTTTGAAACTTGCACCATCAGATACCATAACGCCAGTATTGACTTCTTTAATATTTAGTTGCTCTGCATTTGAATCTTTTTGTTCTACAATGGCTACAACGTTCCCATTTTCACGGATAATTCGTCCATAGCCTGTTGGGTTATCTAAATTTACGGTAAGTAATGCAATGCCATTTTCTGGTTTCGCTTCAATTAATTTTTCTAATGTTTCTTTAGTTATTAATGGTGCATCGCCGTAAAGTACAACAATATTTTCGTTATCTTTAAAGAAAGGTGCCGCTTGTTGAACTGCATGTGCTGTGCCAAGTTGTTCTGTTTGTAAT
The nucleotide sequence above comes from Haemophilus influenzae. Encoded proteins:
- the glmU gene encoding bifunctional UDP-N-acetylglucosamine diphosphorylase/glucosamine-1-phosphate N-acetyltransferase GlmU, with the translated sequence MTKKALSAVILAAGKGTRMYSDLPKVLHTIAGKPMVKHVIDTAHQLGAENIHLIYGHGGDLMRTHLANEQVNWVLQTEQLGTAHAVQQAAPFFKDNENIVVLYGDAPLITKETLEKLIEAKPENGIALLTVNLDNPTGYGRIIRENGNVVAIVEQKDSNAEQLNIKEVNTGVMVSDGASFKKWLARVGNNNAQGEYYLTDLIALANQDNCQVVAVQATDVMEVEGANNRLQLAALERYLQNKQASKLLLEGVMIYDPARFNLRGTLEHGKDVEIDVNVIIEGNVKLGDRVKIGAGCVLKNVVIGNDVEIKPYSVLEDSIVGEKAAIGPFSRLRPGAELAAETHIGNFVEIKKSTVGKGSKVNHLTYVGDSEIGSNCNIGAGVITCNYDGANKFKTIIGDNVFVGSDTQLVAPVKVANGATIGAGTTITRDVGENELVITRVAQRHIQDWQRPIKKK
- a CDS encoding DUF5389 family protein, whose translation is MKKQSLPTKFSPFSWGLAAFCSPILLCPMALLISTVFSKNPYLSSWQINLFSTLFWVYPFILAVTARMLYRLHQHKPKLANKLLTLSAVIFYVILITICKIGL